The Gemmatimonadaceae bacterium genomic sequence GTTTTCGGGCTCGGGCCGAACGAGGTGTACGCCGTCGGCGTACAGGGCACGGTGGCCCGTTGGGACGGCACGCGCTGGTCCCTGCTCACCACCGGCAATGCATGGGAGCTGTGGAGCGTTTGGGGCGCCTCGAGTACTGACGTCTGGGCGGTCGGCCAGAACGGCGTGATCGTGCATTTCGACGGCGCGAGCTGGTCGGAGCAGCCCACGCCGACTGGTGGCGCACTGTTCGGTCTGTGGGGCACGGCGGCGAATGACATCTGGGCGGTGGGAGTGAACGGCCTGATCATGCACTATGACGGATCACGCTGGCAGCTGCGTCCTCCACCGACCAATCGCAACCTCTTTGCCATCTGGGGCCGTCGCAACGACCTGTACGCGGTTGGCAACACCGGAGCCGTGGTGCACTACAACGGCGCAACATGGCGTGTCCTCTCGACCACGGCGAGCGGCCAGAACCTGCGAGGCGTGTGGGGCGACAATGCGGGCCGGCTCGTTGCCGCCGGCTGGGACGGCACGGTGATCAGCGGGGATGCGTCGCCCGCGCGATGGAACACGGAGATCTCCTCGCCGACGTTCACTTCGGTCTGGGGCCCGGGCGATGGGACGCTGTATGCCGGTGGCGGCGGCGGAACGCTGCTCAGGCGAGCGCCTGGCGCGGTGTGGTCCAACGCAGGCTTGCCGCCATCGCAGCCCATCTACGGCATCCACGGCACGGGCCCGTCGAACGTGGTCGCCGTCGGTGACACCGGCACCATCTGGCGCTACAACGGCACAGCATGGAGCGGGGAGACAAGCCCTCGCATCGTCCTGCTGCGTTCGGTCTGGCTACCGGCGCCCGGCACCGGGTTCATCGTGGGCGATCGAGGGACCATTCTGCAGCAGCAGGGAACGAGCTGGGTCGCCATGAACTCCGGCACCCAGGCCTTCCTGCGACACGTCTGGGGCACCTCAACGACCGACGTCTATGCGGTCGGCGACTCGGGCCTGGTTCTGCGATACGACGGCGCCCAGTGGCGACCGATGCCCACGCCAACCAGGGAACTGCTGCGCGGCGTTTGGGGGACCGGCCCCTCCGACATCTTCGTCGTCGGGGAGAAGGGCACCGTCCTGCGCTGGGACGGCAAACGCTGGTACGCCATGGCGACCGGCACCGCGAGAGCGTTGCGCTCCGTGTGGGGGTCGAGCCCCGTCGACGTCTACGCCGTGGGCGACTCGGGCACCGTGCTCCAATTCAACGGCGCGGCCTGGAGTCCGCGACAATCGTCGACCCAGTCCCTCCTGATCCAGGCATGGGGGGAGCCCGGCGAGGGCCGCCTCTTCAGCGTGGGAACGGTGACGA encodes the following:
- a CDS encoding Ig-like domain-containing protein: MDVVPATVWLSPGLSLPLVASARDSAGAPVSGVTFSWRSAASTVATTSAIGVLQGVANGSTRITASLGSLSASTDVVVLPAARGLQFGTELRGVSDVSLLGAWADANSGEAFAAGQAGVVLHRRGSAWQLEQLPTAETLVGIWGSAANDVWAVGSGGVIFHYDGASWRAADSPTQLTLLDVFGLGPNEVYAVGVQGTVARWDGTRWSLLTTGNAWELWSVWGASSTDVWAVGQNGVIVHFDGASWSEQPTPTGGALFGLWGTAANDIWAVGVNGLIMHYDGSRWQLRPPPTNRNLFAIWGRRNDLYAVGNTGAVVHYNGATWRVLSTTASGQNLRGVWGDNAGRLVAAGWDGTVISGDASPARWNTEISSPTFTSVWGPGDGTLYAGGGGGTLLRRAPGAVWSNAGLPPSQPIYGIHGTGPSNVVAVGDTGTIWRYNGTAWSGETSPRIVLLRSVWLPAPGTGFIVGDRGTILQQQGTSWVAMNSGTQAFLRHVWGTSTTDVYAVGDSGLVLRYDGAQWRPMPTPTRELLRGVWGTGPSDIFVVGEKGTVLRWDGKRWYAMATGTARALRSVWGSSPVDVYAVGDSGTVLQFNGAAWSPRQSSTQSLLIQAWGEPGEGRLFSVGTVTTVVRGERQ